In Turicibacter sanguinis, a genomic segment contains:
- a CDS encoding SDR family oxidoreductase: MNLKKVIQIYFYGDVANSATLREFVEFAIKKLGRIDVLVNNACRGNNGILSDLDYDGFDYVLAVGLKAPYELSRLCKEELKKNRGHIINIASSRAFQSEPDTEAYASAKGGIVALTHALAISLGPDVLVNCIAPGWINVMDEVTYSKTDEMAIPAGKVGNPKDISSMVIYLTNQTFMTGETITIDGGMNKRMIYHGDWNWQYNS, encoded by the coding sequence GTGAATTTGAAAAAAGTCATCCAAATTTATTTTTATGGTGATGTGGCAAATTCAGCAACTTTGAGGGAGTTCGTAGAGTTTGCAATAAAGAAATTAGGTCGAATAGATGTGTTAGTTAATAATGCCTGTCGTGGAAATAATGGAATTTTATCTGATTTAGATTATGACGGCTTTGATTATGTGTTAGCAGTGGGGTTAAAGGCCCCTTATGAACTAAGTCGTTTGTGTAAGGAAGAGCTTAAAAAGAATCGAGGTCATATTATTAATATTGCTTCTTCAAGAGCCTTTCAATCGGAGCCGGATACAGAGGCCTATGCCAGTGCAAAAGGAGGAATTGTGGCGTTAACTCACGCTTTAGCTATTTCTTTAGGACCAGATGTATTAGTAAATTGTATTGCCCCTGGTTGGATTAATGTGATGGATGAAGTGACGTATAGTAAAACGGATGAGATGGCCATTCCAGCAGGAAAAGTTGGCAACCCAAAAGATATTTCGAGTATGGTAATCTATTTAACTAATCAGACATTTATGACAGGAGAAACGATTACGATTGATGGAGGAATGAATAAGCGAATGATTTATCATGGAGATTGGAATTGGCAATATAATAGTTAA
- a CDS encoding GNAT family N-acetyltransferase: MKVEFLKAAEADFDEVVDFANYVFSHDGGKTDFPSLLPKLYKKDYQMMEYHYLVKENGKIKALVGAFPMELSVLGQTLKVFGIGTVSVHPYSRGCGYMKQLMNMALGDMKEQGFHLSCLGGKRQRYEHFGYTPCGQKLSFTLNNENIKYRLNHYVNENLIFKGVTDDIEQAYELYNKAQFKVTREKSVFLDWLRSWDFNVYFVYECNHFIGYVVVNKENTYISELVVKNDEDYIRVLATYIHNNKADFVNFELPVWEKQKIKQLTQVAEDVTLHHAYQFNVLNYEEIIAQLLHFKASYADLIDGVLSFEVLDYGMFVISVENGEVTVSKFEGECDVLLSHIEAMQLFFSPFGQHLVDDELFNHLIHSWFPAPLFMPTQDKV, encoded by the coding sequence ATGAAGGTTGAATTTTTAAAGGCAGCAGAAGCTGATTTTGATGAGGTAGTTGATTTTGCAAACTATGTATTTAGTCATGATGGAGGCAAGACTGATTTTCCAAGTTTGTTACCTAAGTTATATAAGAAAGATTATCAGATGATGGAATATCACTATCTTGTAAAGGAAAATGGAAAGATAAAGGCTTTAGTAGGGGCATTTCCGATGGAGCTTAGTGTTTTAGGTCAGACGTTAAAGGTTTTTGGTATCGGTACGGTGTCTGTTCATCCTTATTCACGAGGATGTGGGTATATGAAGCAGTTAATGAATATGGCGTTAGGAGATATGAAAGAACAAGGATTCCATTTGAGTTGTTTAGGGGGAAAAAGACAACGTTATGAACATTTTGGATATACGCCTTGTGGGCAAAAACTTTCTTTTACGTTAAATAATGAAAATATTAAATATAGACTAAATCATTATGTTAATGAAAATCTTATTTTTAAGGGAGTAACTGATGATATAGAACAGGCCTACGAGCTTTATAATAAAGCACAGTTTAAGGTTACTCGAGAAAAATCAGTTTTTTTAGATTGGTTAAGGTCTTGGGATTTTAATGTTTATTTTGTTTATGAGTGTAATCATTTTATTGGTTATGTTGTTGTGAACAAAGAAAATACTTATATTAGTGAGTTAGTTGTTAAGAATGATGAGGATTATATTCGTGTTTTAGCAACTTATATTCATAACAATAAGGCGGATTTCGTGAATTTTGAGTTGCCTGTTTGGGAGAAACAAAAGATAAAACAGTTAACTCAGGTTGCAGAAGATGTCACGCTCCATCACGCTTATCAGTTTAATGTGTTGAATTATGAAGAGATTATTGCACAGTTGTTACATTTTAAAGCCAGTTATGCTGATTTGATCGATGGGGTGTTAAGTTTTGAAGTTTTAGATTACGGTATGTTTGTCATTTCGGTAGAAAATGGAGAGGTAACGGTTAGTAAGTTTGAGGGAGAGTGTGATGTGTTGCTTAGCCATATTGAGGCGATGCAGCTATTCTTTTCACCTTTTGGACAGCATTTGGTCGATGATGAGTTATTCAATCATTTGATCCATTCCTGGTTCCCAGCACCTTTATTTATGCCGACGCAAGATAAGGTTTAA
- a CDS encoding GNAT family N-acetyltransferase, with translation MQYKLVENYKDDEKLVKSFNELTEKTFGFNFIEWQNNGFWTEKYIPYSLVNNNQIIANVSVNLMDFMLDGVKKHYIQLGTVMTDENYRRQGLCRYLMEHVIKEYQHKVDGIYLFGNDSVIHFYPKFGFVESKEYQYIKSICSTSSQEVEQIDMSIQSNRDCFLNIVKNSTINERFTTDNWGLIAFYLLFGQPVYYLAKEEAYILANVEKEKLFIHQIVTKHEVNLESIIHAFGSEIQEVRLGFTPVKSSGYEVKEVEEDDCTLFILGKDLKEIEKKKLMFPTLSHA, from the coding sequence ATGCAATATAAATTAGTGGAAAATTATAAAGATGATGAAAAACTCGTTAAAAGTTTTAATGAGTTAACCGAGAAAACCTTTGGATTTAATTTTATAGAATGGCAAAATAATGGTTTTTGGACAGAAAAATATATACCTTATTCCTTAGTTAACAATAATCAGATAATCGCAAATGTTTCGGTTAATTTAATGGATTTTATGCTTGATGGTGTCAAAAAGCACTACATTCAGCTGGGAACGGTTATGACGGATGAAAATTATCGTAGACAGGGTCTTTGCCGTTATCTGATGGAGCATGTGATTAAGGAATATCAGCACAAAGTAGATGGCATCTATTTGTTTGGAAATGATAGTGTCATTCATTTTTACCCGAAATTTGGTTTTGTTGAAAGTAAAGAATATCAATATATAAAAAGTATTTGTTCAACCTCTAGTCAAGAAGTTGAACAAATCGATATGTCAATTCAATCAAATCGTGATTGTTTTTTAAATATTGTAAAAAATAGTACGATTAATGAACGTTTTACAACAGATAATTGGGGATTGATTGCTTTTTATTTGTTATTTGGGCAACCTGTCTATTATTTGGCAAAAGAAGAGGCATATATTCTTGCAAATGTTGAAAAAGAAAAACTTTTTATTCATCAAATAGTTACTAAGCATGAAGTTAATTTAGAGTCTATCATTCATGCTTTTGGAAGTGAAATTCAAGAAGTTAGACTTGGATTTACGCCTGTTAAATCTTCAGGATATGAAGTTAAAGAAGTTGAGGAAGATGACTGTACCTTGTTTATTTTAGGTAAAGATTTAAAAGAGATAGAAAAGAAAAAGCTTATGTTTCCAACGTTATCACATGCTTAA
- a CDS encoding Ada metal-binding domain-containing protein, translated as MEKIYRLVDSSGKEYESKVPGNFGGHKRLKIYGRLDCKSAARYIEKGQYVQHRVFFANEEIAIKAGYRPCAKCMPEEYKEWKNRK; from the coding sequence ATGGAAAAGATATATCGATTAGTAGATTCTAGCGGAAAAGAATATGAAAGTAAGGTGCCGGGAAACTTTGGTGGTCATAAAAGATTGAAAATATATGGTCGATTAGATTGTAAATCTGCAGCTAGATATATTGAAAAAGGACAGTATGTACAGCATAGAGTATTTTTTGCAAATGAGGAGATTGCCATCAAGGCTGGTTATAGACCGTGTGCGAAGTGTATGCCGGAAGAATATAAGGAGTGGAAAAATAGAAAATAG
- a CDS encoding potassium/proton antiporter has protein sequence MTELMIISGIVLIICITSSKVLYKFGVPMLLIFMVLGMLFGSDGPVGIYFDDYELTSQLCSLALVFIMFYGGFGTKWKMAKPVAVPSIMMSTLGVMMTAGLTGLFCHFVIKTTLLEGLLIGAVVSSTDAASVFAVLRAQRLNLKGSLASLLEIESGSNDPIAYMMTVLILTMMKSSSSLTIGTVLGSVLTQVLIGGIIGVISAKGTVYLLRRSKFEIEGFYTIFVTAIAILSYALSEYLGGNGYLSVYIAGIIIGNSVIPRKKSMFHFFDGISWIMQIALFFMLGLLSFPSKLPYVSGKAVAISLFMILVARPLATFTILSPFKFTMKEKLFISWVGLRGAASVVFAIIAITFGVMIENDIFHIIFFIALFSVSIQGTLIPKVATLLGLVETEDEHQVLKTFTDYTGDINTDLLEVTIKKDSPWLNKTIMDANIPEEILIVMIKRGDKILVPKGATVLEEGDILVLSGNGIKSLLEG, from the coding sequence ATGACTGAATTAATGATAATTAGTGGGATTGTATTAATTATCTGTATCACTTCGAGTAAAGTATTGTATAAGTTTGGGGTGCCGATGCTACTTATATTTATGGTACTCGGGATGCTATTTGGATCAGATGGACCTGTTGGAATTTATTTTGATGATTATGAATTAACGAGTCAGTTATGTTCTTTGGCATTAGTTTTTATTATGTTTTATGGAGGATTCGGAACCAAGTGGAAGATGGCTAAACCGGTAGCTGTCCCATCTATCATGATGTCTACACTCGGAGTCATGATGACTGCGGGGTTGACCGGTTTGTTTTGTCATTTTGTTATAAAAACAACGTTATTAGAAGGCTTATTAATTGGTGCTGTGGTTTCTTCTACTGACGCGGCATCGGTCTTTGCTGTATTGAGGGCGCAACGTTTAAATTTAAAGGGATCTTTAGCCTCACTTTTAGAAATTGAAAGTGGAAGTAATGACCCAATAGCGTACATGATGACAGTTTTGATTCTTACGATGATGAAAAGTTCTAGTAGCCTTACCATTGGAACGGTATTAGGTAGTGTTTTAACACAAGTTTTAATAGGTGGAATTATCGGAGTTATTAGTGCGAAGGGAACGGTTTATCTATTACGACGATCGAAGTTTGAGATAGAAGGTTTTTATACCATTTTTGTTACAGCAATCGCCATTCTTTCGTATGCATTAAGTGAGTATCTAGGTGGAAATGGATATTTAAGCGTCTATATAGCCGGAATAATTATTGGGAATAGTGTTATTCCTCGTAAGAAAAGTATGTTTCACTTTTTTGATGGAATCTCTTGGATTATGCAAATTGCATTATTTTTTATGTTAGGTTTATTGTCTTTTCCATCTAAATTACCGTATGTGAGTGGGAAGGCAGTTGCTATTTCGTTGTTTATGATATTAGTTGCTCGTCCATTAGCCACGTTTACCATTCTTAGCCCTTTTAAATTTACAATGAAGGAAAAGTTGTTTATCTCGTGGGTAGGATTAAGGGGGGCAGCATCGGTTGTCTTTGCGATTATTGCTATAACTTTTGGAGTTATGATAGAAAATGATATCTTCCATATTATCTTTTTCATTGCTTTATTTTCTGTTTCGATTCAAGGAACACTTATCCCTAAAGTGGCTACTTTGCTAGGATTAGTTGAAACGGAAGATGAACACCAAGTATTGAAGACTTTCACAGATTATACAGGAGACATTAATACAGATTTATTAGAGGTTACAATCAAAAAAGACAGTCCGTGGCTGAATAAAACAATTATGGATGCAAATATTCCGGAAGAAATCTTGATTGTAATGATAAAGCGTGGAGATAAAATATTAGTTCCAAAAGGTGCGACTGTGTTAGAAGAAGGCGATATTTTAGTTTTAAGTGGAAATGGAATCAAAAGTTTATTAGAAGGTTAA
- the cls gene encoding cardiolipin synthase, translating to MFQFFSILIHLINLVTIMYMVFKEKRSANSIIAWTLILYIAPLLGFIVFLMIGRRINNSKIFNVKESELKIFEKYKQQVAQTNISDLPASNMIMAIENLEYCPFRNDNEVELFSDGQQFFDSLLENLKKAQKSINIQFYIFRRDEIGNKILDILIEKAKSGVEVRFLYDSVGSRSLTKEKLRDLIAVGGKVGEFFPAWLRLININMNFRNHRKIVVIDRRIGYIGGFNVGDEYLGKDAKFGYWRDTHIKFTGSSVKDLNLRFLADWRYATKEDISLHPVLPDLTQNNQNIGMQIVSSGPNTGNKHEIKLSYLKMIQRAKKYIYIQSPYLIIDKSIADSLKLAAISGVDVRVMIPGKGDHPFVYWANLGYAGEVLNYGVKIYHYDKDAFLHAKTVVIDDEVCSVGTANMDTRSFELNFEVNAIIYSEEIAKQQKNQFEADILKSTELTLTDYKNRSTIVKIKESLSRLFSGVL from the coding sequence ATGTTTCAATTTTTTTCTATCTTAATCCATCTTATCAACTTAGTCACCATCATGTATATGGTTTTTAAAGAAAAACGATCTGCAAATAGTATTATTGCTTGGACATTAATTTTATATATCGCTCCTCTACTTGGATTTATCGTCTTTTTAATGATCGGTCGACGAATCAATAACTCTAAAATATTTAATGTAAAAGAATCAGAACTCAAAATCTTTGAAAAATATAAACAACAAGTAGCACAAACAAACATCTCAGATTTGCCTGCCTCTAATATGATTATGGCAATCGAAAATCTCGAATACTGTCCATTTAGAAACGATAACGAAGTCGAATTATTTTCTGACGGTCAACAATTTTTCGATTCTCTACTCGAAAACCTAAAAAAAGCTCAAAAAAGTATCAACATCCAGTTTTACATCTTTAGACGAGACGAAATCGGAAATAAAATCCTCGATATCTTAATCGAAAAAGCCAAATCCGGCGTCGAAGTTCGATTCCTTTATGACTCAGTTGGAAGCCGCTCCCTCACTAAAGAAAAACTTCGAGATTTAATTGCTGTTGGAGGGAAAGTTGGTGAATTTTTCCCAGCCTGGCTACGCTTGATTAATATAAACATGAACTTTAGAAATCATCGTAAAATTGTTGTCATTGATCGTCGTATTGGATACATTGGTGGTTTCAATGTTGGGGATGAATACTTAGGAAAAGACGCTAAATTTGGATACTGGCGAGACACTCATATAAAATTTACAGGATCTTCTGTAAAAGATTTAAATTTACGCTTTTTAGCAGACTGGCGATATGCGACCAAAGAAGATATTTCCCTTCATCCAGTCTTGCCTGATTTAACGCAAAATAATCAAAATATTGGAATGCAAATCGTATCCAGTGGACCAAATACAGGAAATAAGCATGAAATTAAGCTATCTTACTTAAAAATGATTCAACGTGCTAAAAAATATATTTACATTCAATCTCCTTACTTAATTATCGATAAAAGTATTGCAGATAGCCTAAAATTAGCCGCAATCTCAGGTGTAGATGTAAGAGTGATGATTCCTGGGAAAGGTGATCATCCATTCGTTTACTGGGCAAATCTTGGATATGCTGGAGAAGTATTAAATTACGGCGTAAAAATCTATCATTACGATAAAGATGCCTTCCTACATGCTAAAACAGTGGTTATCGACGACGAAGTTTGCTCCGTTGGAACTGCAAATATGGATACAAGAAGCTTTGAGTTAAACTTTGAAGTCAATGCTATCATTTACTCAGAAGAGATTGCTAAACAACAAAAAAATCAGTTTGAAGCCGATATCTTAAAATCAACAGAATTAACCTTAACTGACTACAAAAATAGAAGCACTATTGTAAAAATAAAAGAATCTCTCTCAAGACTATTTTCAGGAGTCCTTTAA
- a CDS encoding SDR family NAD(P)-dependent oxidoreductase → MARGVLVTGGAHGIGKQICLDFLSLGDFVCFIDIDEEKSCEFEKSHPNLFLW, encoded by the coding sequence ATGGCTAGAGGCGTTTTAGTAACGGGTGGCGCTCATGGTATTGGAAAGCAGATTTGTTTGGATTTTTTATCATTAGGTGATTTTGTTTGTTTTATAGATATTGATGAGGAAAAATCATGTGAATTTGAAAAAAGTCATCCAAATTTATTTTTATGGTGA